One Chryseobacterium wanjuense genomic region harbors:
- a CDS encoding acyltransferase — protein MSDFFAHETAVIDEGCKIGAGTKIWHFSHIMPNCVLGEKCNIGQNVVVSPKVILGNNVKVQNNVSIYEGVTCDDDVFLGPSMVFTNVINPRSAVNRKNEYLKTHVGKGASIGANATIVCGHNIGKYAFIGAGAVVTKEVPDYALVVGNPARQMGWMSEFGHRLNFDAEGFAVCEESGEKYKLENNKVSKI, from the coding sequence ATGTCGGATTTTTTTGCACACGAAACAGCAGTGATCGACGAAGGTTGCAAAATAGGAGCAGGAACCAAAATTTGGCATTTTTCCCACATTATGCCAAATTGTGTTTTGGGAGAAAAATGTAATATCGGTCAAAATGTGGTCGTTTCGCCTAAAGTAATTTTAGGAAATAATGTAAAAGTCCAGAACAATGTTTCGATATATGAAGGGGTAACTTGCGATGATGATGTTTTTCTGGGGCCTTCAATGGTTTTTACCAATGTGATTAACCCAAGAAGTGCTGTTAACCGCAAGAATGAATACCTGAAAACTCATGTTGGTAAAGGAGCATCGATTGGGGCTAATGCAACGATCGTTTGTGGTCATAATATCGGAAAATATGCCTTTATCGGGGCAGGTGCAGTCGTAACAAAAGAAGTTCCGGATTATGCTCTTGTAGTTGGAAATCCTGCAAGACAAATGGGATGGATGAGTGAATTTGGCCATCGTCTGAACTTTGATGCTGAAGGATTTGCGGTGTGTGAAGAGAGCGGCGAAAAATACAAATTGGAAAATAATAAAGTTTCAAAAATTTAA
- a CDS encoding Gfo/Idh/MocA family protein, with amino-acid sequence MSEKIKFAVIGCGHIGKRHAEMVSRNSECELVALIDVKDKSALGIENYDVPFFKSLDDFLNSGIEVDVVNIASPNGFHFEQAYKVIDAGKHVVVEKPMALNKQHAEKLIFQALHKHKQVFAVMQNRYSPPSVWIKEMVESGKLGEIYMVQLNCYWNRDNRYYKPESWHGKLELDGGTLFTQFSHFIDIMYWLFGDITNIQAKFADFNHKDLTDFEDSGFVNFDFVDGGMGSLNYSTSVWNQNLESSMTIIAENGAVKIGGQYMDKVEVCNIKDYIMPELPPTNPGNDYGAYKGSAANHHYIIENVVDVLKGRNTITTNALEGLKVVDIIERIYELKKNDTYEL; translated from the coding sequence ATGTCTGAAAAAATAAAATTTGCAGTTATTGGTTGCGGACACATCGGAAAAAGACACGCTGAAATGGTGTCAAGAAATTCTGAGTGCGAACTGGTAGCTTTAATCGATGTAAAAGATAAATCAGCCTTAGGAATCGAGAATTACGATGTGCCTTTTTTTAAATCATTGGATGATTTTTTGAATTCCGGAATTGAAGTGGATGTTGTCAATATTGCTTCACCCAACGGATTTCATTTCGAGCAGGCTTATAAAGTCATTGATGCCGGAAAGCACGTCGTGGTTGAAAAACCAATGGCTCTGAATAAACAGCACGCAGAGAAATTAATATTTCAGGCTCTGCATAAGCATAAACAGGTTTTTGCGGTAATGCAGAACCGCTATTCTCCACCTTCTGTATGGATCAAAGAGATGGTGGAAAGCGGTAAATTAGGAGAGATATACATGGTTCAGCTTAATTGTTACTGGAATCGTGACAACAGATATTACAAGCCTGAATCATGGCACGGGAAACTGGAGCTTGACGGAGGAACTTTGTTCACTCAATTTTCTCATTTTATAGATATTATGTACTGGTTATTTGGAGATATTACCAATATTCAGGCAAAATTTGCAGATTTTAATCATAAAGATCTTACAGATTTTGAAGACTCCGGTTTTGTGAATTTTGATTTTGTAGATGGTGGAATGGGATCTTTGAACTATTCGACTTCAGTCTGGAATCAAAATCTTGAAAGTTCAATGACGATCATTGCTGAAAATGGTGCTGTGAAAATTGGTGGTCAATATATGGATAAGGTTGAAGTTTGTAATATCAAAGACTACATCATGCCGGAATTACCACCGACAAATCCTGGAAATGACTACGGAGCTTATAAAGGTTCTGCAGCAAATCATCACTACATTATTGAAAACGTAGTAGATGTTTTGAAAGGAAGAAATACGATTACTACAAATGCTTTGGAAGGGCTGAAGGTAGTGGATATTATTGAGAGGATTTATGAATTGAAAAAAAATGACACTTATGAGCTTTAA
- a CDS encoding PIG-L deacetylase family protein: MSFKKVLVLAPHTDDGELGAGGFISKLVDEGAEVFYMAFSTAEESVPAGFPKDILKTEVKAATKVLGIKEENVIIFNYQVRKLNYARQEILEELIRFKREHSDIDLVLIPSINDIHQDHSTIANEGIRAFKTKSIFSYELIWNNLSFNTQSYVSLSEEHINRKIDALKEYKSQGFRDYLSADFIRSLAVARGVQFGVKYAETFEVVRFSIK; the protein is encoded by the coding sequence ATGAGCTTTAAAAAAGTTTTAGTATTGGCTCCTCATACAGATGATGGTGAATTAGGAGCAGGGGGATTTATTTCGAAATTAGTTGATGAAGGTGCTGAAGTTTTTTATATGGCCTTTTCAACTGCCGAAGAATCTGTTCCTGCAGGATTTCCTAAGGATATTTTGAAAACTGAAGTAAAAGCTGCCACAAAAGTACTTGGCATAAAAGAAGAAAATGTAATTATTTTTAATTATCAGGTAAGAAAACTTAATTATGCCAGACAGGAAATTTTAGAAGAACTAATCAGGTTTAAAAGAGAACATTCTGATATAGATCTTGTATTGATCCCAAGTATCAACGATATACATCAGGATCACTCTACTATCGCCAATGAAGGGATCAGAGCATTTAAGACAAAGTCGATCTTTAGCTATGAGCTTATATGGAATAATCTATCTTTTAATACACAAAGTTATGTATCTTTAAGTGAGGAACATATCAACAGGAAAATCGATGCTTTGAAAGAATATAAATCTCAAGGTTTTAGAGATTATCTGAGCGCAGATTTTATTCGTTCACTAGCTGTGGCAAGAGGGGTGCAGTTTGGAGTGAAATACGCAGAGACTTTTGAAGTTGTAAGGTTTTCAATAAAATAA
- a CDS encoding DapH/DapD/GlmU-related protein, which yields MMVVLSEIINRLNPEKVIGNIDKEIINAIQLDPNNERDDVLMWVSAKFSEKLKEVKKGVIICNNFSEDLINSDCTYLIFENPRLAFQKALSEFFMPKKKTGISKTAIIGENVSIGKNVYIGEYTIIEDNCTIGDHTVIDHHTAIKKDTIIGENVIIGANNTIGGVGFGYEKDETGQFVFIPHIGNVIIGNNVEIGNNTCIDRAVLGSTILMENVKVDNLVHIAHGVKVGKNSLVIANAMVAGSVEIGENTWVAPSSSILNQKKVGNDVTIGLSAVVVKDVENGQTVIGSPAEEISVALNKKKIMNEKLFK from the coding sequence ATGATGGTAGTACTTTCAGAAATTATAAACAGACTAAATCCTGAAAAGGTTATAGGAAATATTGATAAAGAAATTATCAATGCCATTCAGCTTGACCCGAATAATGAGAGGGATGATGTATTAATGTGGGTTTCTGCAAAGTTTAGCGAAAAATTAAAAGAAGTTAAAAAAGGAGTTATTATATGTAACAACTTTTCTGAAGATCTTATTAATTCTGACTGTACATATTTGATCTTTGAAAATCCCCGACTGGCCTTCCAAAAGGCACTTTCTGAGTTTTTCATGCCTAAGAAAAAAACGGGAATTTCTAAAACCGCAATTATTGGTGAAAATGTAAGTATCGGAAAAAACGTTTACATTGGAGAATATACTATAATAGAAGACAACTGCACAATAGGTGATCATACTGTAATAGATCATCATACAGCAATAAAAAAGGACACGATAATTGGTGAGAATGTGATTATCGGGGCAAATAATACCATTGGCGGAGTCGGTTTTGGATATGAAAAAGATGAAACGGGACAGTTTGTTTTTATTCCGCATATTGGAAATGTAATCATAGGAAATAATGTTGAAATTGGTAACAATACATGTATAGACCGTGCGGTATTGGGGAGTACAATTTTAATGGAAAATGTGAAAGTAGATAATCTTGTACATATTGCCCATGGCGTAAAGGTTGGTAAAAACAGTCTCGTTATTGCCAATGCGATGGTAGCCGGGAGTGTGGAAATAGGTGAAAATACATGGGTTGCTCCATCTTCATCTATTTTGAACCAGAAAAAGGTGGGGAATGATGTCACCATTGGCCTTTCAGCTGTTGTGGTAAAAGACGTTGAAAACGGACAGACCGTTATCGGAAGTCCTGCTGAAGAAATTTCTGTAGCACTGAACAAGAAAAAAATTATGAACGAAAAATTGTTTAAATAG
- a CDS encoding lipopolysaccharide biosynthesis protein has translation MGFKDIINRVKSNLFLQNVAILSSGTIISQLIVIATSPFLSRLYSVEAFGLLSVFSSFAIFFAVLSTGRYELALGLPKENIKASNIFKLILCIGFTVSLLYFVLIFVLKDLIHLQDNTGFLNNKQVYLAPVYIFFGALYSALGYWNQRDKKYTKITLANAIQVIGTSVFSLFFGVINYEGGLILSLILGIIISSLYLLLTDKELLSHLSSFDNKMLKVGKEYKAFPRYMILSDLSLTACQQFIPILFSALYNTTIVGFFSMANRMIRLPNIVITSSVGNVFRNDAIDEIRETGNCIHLYQSTLKKLLIISFPIYLLVFAVSPKLFSLVFGEKWEIAGYFARILSVALFFEFLSAPLNTLFYVFEKQKILMRLQIINALFVFISIFLGYYLDKSYYLSLILYTVVSVLSSLIFLYFTNNLSKNASRKA, from the coding sequence TTGGGTTTTAAAGACATAATTAATAGAGTAAAATCTAATTTATTTTTACAAAATGTTGCTATTCTTTCCAGCGGAACTATCATTAGCCAGCTGATCGTAATAGCGACATCTCCTTTTTTGAGCCGTCTCTATTCGGTAGAGGCTTTTGGGCTTTTATCTGTTTTTAGCAGTTTTGCCATTTTCTTTGCGGTATTATCCACCGGAAGATATGAGCTGGCTTTGGGATTACCAAAAGAAAATATTAAAGCTTCCAATATATTTAAACTTATTCTATGTATTGGCTTTACTGTTTCATTGCTATATTTTGTATTGATTTTTGTTCTTAAAGATCTTATCCATTTACAGGATAATACTGGTTTTCTTAATAATAAGCAGGTCTATTTGGCACCTGTCTATATTTTTTTCGGGGCATTGTACTCTGCTTTGGGATATTGGAACCAGCGGGATAAAAAATACACGAAAATTACTTTAGCCAATGCGATTCAAGTAATAGGAACAAGTGTTTTCAGTTTGTTTTTTGGAGTCATTAATTATGAAGGAGGATTAATATTATCCCTAATATTAGGAATTATAATTTCCAGTTTATATTTACTTTTAACGGATAAAGAACTTTTGAGCCATTTATCTTCGTTTGATAATAAAATGCTGAAGGTAGGTAAGGAATACAAGGCGTTTCCAAGGTATATGATTCTTTCGGATTTGTCACTTACAGCCTGTCAACAGTTTATTCCGATTCTTTTTTCGGCTTTATATAATACAACTATTGTTGGTTTCTTTTCGATGGCTAATAGAATGATAAGGCTGCCTAATATTGTGATTACATCATCAGTAGGAAATGTTTTCAGGAATGATGCAATTGATGAAATAAGAGAAACCGGAAATTGTATACATTTATACCAGTCTACTTTAAAAAAATTATTAATAATCTCATTTCCCATTTATTTGTTGGTATTTGCTGTTTCTCCGAAATTGTTTTCACTTGTATTTGGAGAAAAATGGGAAATTGCAGGATATTTTGCAAGAATATTATCTGTAGCTTTATTTTTTGAATTTTTATCAGCTCCATTGAATACTTTATTTTATGTTTTTGAAAAACAAAAAATACTGATGAGACTACAGATCATCAATGCATTGTTTGTATTTATATCAATATTTTTGGGATATTATCTTGATAAAAGTTATTATCTGTCATTGATTTTATATACGGTTGTTTCTGTTTTGTCAAGTTTAATTTTTTTATATTTTACCAATAATTTATCAAAGAATGCAAGTAGAAAAGCCTAA